One Deltaproteobacteria bacterium DNA window includes the following coding sequences:
- a CDS encoding PAS domain S-box protein has product MNKEKRSGIEKNIILIVSVTVLFFMAAGAMLGLRSAKEMRKIVGNQFNEEQLVIARNVANLIERELNYIKKEIYLLSQDISAGPFDPEAQSGSIKKSFSRVLESGVKKAEIVDLTGRKAYVYTPFSRWSVKELLDTRPYELPTVQAPDDKRVWISRPQIKASGINLILALSLAGDPSKLLRFHVNISWLLTPVLKNIRSGKTGYAWIIDESGTFLFHPDTTFIGRSAFKARKEKLPGIPYGKINFIQREKMLKGEQGLGAYYSGWHRGITGKIQKLIAYCPIVISDDFPQKWSVAVVAPISEIEEAVKKMSMWQFLLQGLVIIVVVLAALAVLFFEMRWSRRLEEKVEQRTEELKRSEEKYRSLVESAEDLIFTVNSDNNFLSMNSFTANFFGGRPEELIGKNVSTLLPEERAEKQLETVRMVYQTGKSIRDEFRLEIGEYQTWLNVNFMPLRDEDGKVSQVLCIARDITEYKNLERHLVNAEKLASLGTLAAGVAHEINNPLGVILGFCDLLIRKTPEGTQVAEDLKTIERQGLHCKQVVENLLSFARVEEGSTQHSSLNHCLEEIIKVVKHNLEMNDIELITDFAENIPLVQGDSRQVQQVFLNLINNAVASMENGGTLIIRTYLERGSRKAVASFQDNGLGISEEDMDHIFEPFFTTKSEGEGTGMGLFVSYGIITKYGGSIDCTSHTADAPGKSSGTVFIVKLPTRT; this is encoded by the coding sequence ATGAATAAAGAAAAACGCTCAGGAATAGAAAAGAATATAATCTTGATCGTATCCGTAACGGTCCTTTTTTTCATGGCCGCAGGCGCTATGTTGGGTCTGCGTTCTGCCAAGGAAATGAGGAAAATAGTAGGGAATCAGTTTAATGAAGAACAGCTGGTTATTGCTCGCAATGTTGCAAACTTGATTGAAAGAGAGCTGAACTATATAAAGAAAGAGATCTATTTATTGAGTCAGGACATTTCCGCTGGACCTTTTGACCCGGAGGCACAGTCTGGCAGTATTAAAAAGAGTTTTTCCCGCGTCCTGGAGAGTGGGGTCAAGAAAGCTGAAATAGTTGATCTGACAGGCCGAAAGGCCTATGTCTATACGCCTTTTTCACGCTGGTCCGTAAAAGAACTGCTCGATACAAGGCCTTATGAGCTACCCACTGTTCAAGCGCCCGATGATAAGCGCGTCTGGATTTCTCGGCCGCAGATCAAGGCTTCCGGAATAAACCTTATCTTGGCCTTGTCTCTTGCAGGAGACCCCTCGAAACTGCTTCGATTTCATGTCAATATCTCCTGGCTCTTGACTCCGGTTTTAAAAAATATCCGTTCAGGAAAAACAGGCTATGCCTGGATCATTGATGAAAGCGGAACCTTCCTTTTTCATCCGGATACCACTTTTATCGGGAGAAGCGCGTTCAAGGCTCGAAAAGAGAAACTCCCTGGCATTCCTTATGGCAAAATTAATTTTATTCAAAGAGAAAAAATGCTCAAAGGAGAGCAGGGGTTGGGCGCGTATTACTCCGGTTGGCATCGCGGAATTACTGGAAAGATACAAAAACTGATCGCCTACTGTCCCATCGTTATCTCCGACGATTTTCCTCAAAAATGGTCGGTGGCCGTCGTGGCCCCCATTTCCGAAATAGAAGAAGCCGTAAAAAAAATGTCTATGTGGCAATTCCTATTACAGGGGCTGGTTATTATTGTCGTTGTACTAGCCGCCTTGGCTGTTCTGTTTTTTGAAATGAGATGGTCTCGACGCCTGGAAGAAAAGGTCGAGCAGAGAACAGAGGAACTCAAAAGATCGGAGGAGAAATATCGTTCCCTGGTGGAAAGTGCCGAGGACCTTATTTTTACAGTCAACTCTGACAATAATTTTCTATCCATGAACAGTTTTACAGCTAATTTTTTCGGAGGCCGCCCCGAAGAATTGATTGGTAAAAATGTTTCCACTTTACTCCCTGAAGAGAGAGCTGAAAAACAGCTGGAAACCGTCAGAATGGTCTATCAAACCGGGAAGAGCATACGGGATGAATTCAGATTAGAAATCGGAGAGTACCAAACCTGGCTCAACGTAAATTTCATGCCCTTGAGAGATGAAGATGGCAAGGTTAGTCAAGTCCTGTGTATCGCCAGAGATATTACGGAATATAAAAATTTAGAAAGACATCTGGTCAATGCGGAAAAATTGGCTTCCCTCGGGACCCTGGCGGCAGGGGTGGCGCATGAAATCAATAACCCTTTAGGGGTTATCCTGGGTTTCTGCGATCTTTTAATACGAAAAACACCTGAGGGTACTCAGGTAGCTGAAGACCTGAAAACTATAGAAAGGCAGGGTCTCCATTGCAAACAGGTTGTGGAAAATCTATTGAGTTTTGCCCGTGTTGAAGAGGGGAGCACCCAACATTCGAGCCTGAACCACTGCCTTGAGGAAATAATCAAGGTCGTGAAACACAACCTGGAGATGAACGATATTGAACTTATTACGGACTTCGCCGAAAACATCCCCCTGGTTCAAGGGGACTCCCGGCAGGTTCAGCAGGTTTTTTTGAACTTGATCAACAATGCCGTTGCCTCTATGGAAAATGGGGGGACCTTAATCATTCGCACATATCTGGAAAGAGGCAGCCGAAAGGCCGTTGCTTCTTTTCAGGATAACGGTCTAGGCATTAGTGAGGAAGATATGGACCATATCTTTGAACCGTTTTTTACCACCAAATCCGAAGGGGAAGGAACCGGTATGGGCTTGTTCGTGAGTTACGGCATTATTACCAAATACGGAGGTTCCATAGACTGCACAAGCCATACCGCCGATGCCCCGGGCAAATCAAGCGGAACAGTCTTTATCGTTAAACTGCCCACCAGAACATAG